Genomic window (Gasterosteus aculeatus chromosome 13, fGasAcu3.hap1.1, whole genome shotgun sequence):
ATCGTCTTATAGTCTGGGACATAGTAATCCACTTCATCTGTCGATTTTGTGTACTTCACTGGCTTCTTTTTCATCTGATTATAAGAGAGGAACATTTTAAGgactgtgtgcatgtatttctgaATATGTACATTATGTATATAgcatgtgtgttttcttgttaaTGTATATCAATACCTTCAGTTCCAGTCTCCATGATCTAAAACCATCTGTTTTCTCATCTTCTAAGGGCTCCAGCAGCGGTTCCCACACTCCCATTATCTCGTTGTAATAGTTAACCTAAAAGTTAAACAATTGGAATATTTGTCAGATATTGTGAAAGATTACCACCAATATGTACAtgtcaaatatacaaaatgtatCAACTTAAACAGTATTGTGCCTTCCTCATATTTGAAAGGACCGAaccatataaaaataaaaaaattaaaaaaaggtcataATATAGTGCTCATGTGTGTTACCTCAAGGTTAAGCTCGCTGTGTAAGTTAATGAGTGTGGACCAGTTTGTGACGTCTCCATGGAAGGAGGACTTGGCCAGAAGCATGGGGATAGTACGGTGTCCCACTCCAGCCTCCAGAGTGAGGCAGACAGATTTGATGGTGACCTGCCAGTGAAACGAGACACAATGCGCTTATACGTCAAATATTTATTCTGTGTACAAAGTGAAATTCAACAAAAAAGATCACAGGTTTGCAGTACAAACAAGGCCAGAGCTAATGAATAAATACTGGACAAACGCTTAACTGACTTATATCGTACAATTAACCATAGTATTTATGGTTGATTGGTCACTTGAGCCAAAATGCAGCCAAATACCTGTAATGACTCTCCCTGTGGTATCAGTGGGGCCGCTGAATCTATGTTttcatctccctcctcttccaggAACCAAAATTTAAGGTCCTTCCAGCCCCGTTTCTCCCAGAGGTCGATGGGAACAGGACAGTCCAACTCTTTGGGGGTCTCTGTAGGGGTCGACCATGCAGTCAGTGCGGACTGGATGGTCATCACTGTGTTGATGATAATCGGAGATACCTGGGTACAAAGACATAACGGTTTACACCAATTTCCTTGTTCAAAGCTAAATTTATAATCATACACAATAGCAAacttacacaataattacacaatagtTCAAAAAAAGAGATACCTTCAACGTGAGCGCATTGATGGAGACCTCCATGGCCTGAGGGGACGTCGGGGACTGAGTGCTCTTGAAGAACACCTGACACGGCTGCAGCACTGTggtcacattttttttccttttctctctcaagaAGGGACAGGCCACAACCTACAATAACAGCAACAATCAATACAGGACTTATATATTTTTGCATGAAAGacgtttcttatttatttattttgacaatCTGCTTTTTCAATGTCACATTACAATGACAGTATAAACCTTGAGGTCCTTGATAACAGCTGTCATCTGTGATCCCTCTGCATCGCTCTTCATCAGCAGTTCACACTGCGTGGTCATCACCAGGGCCGGGGCGTCGGCACGCGTCAAGTCAGCCACAAACACAATCTCCGGGTTCCGCACCACCACGTTCATCTCCGTCTTTGACACCACAGCTGGAGCTACAGCTGGCAGCGGCGACAGAGGAAGACATCAGTTCAGGTCGTATGCAACAGGGTAAAAAAAATGCTGCACAATGTTTAGAGGTTTCAGATATATGGCACAATATGTTACCCAGTATGcaaccacacaaacaaaatacaagCTCCACAAGAGAAAAGGCCATAATTGGCTCCACATGGCTTCCTCGTATGTGTCTAATTAAGAGAACTTTGGgatggttgtttttttgctaaagCAAAAATTCCTTTAAACGTGATATACTTTTTATGGTTGACTCACTGGACTCTTTAGATGTGGTGGAGGAGTTaatgttcttcttctctcccactGCAGTACTGCTTTTGGGTTGAGGCTTTTGATCGAAACCCTGCTGGGTGGCCATGCGAAAGATTTCTACCACCGTGAGAAGGAACTCCATGCTGGCACACAGGTACACATCCTGCACCACTGTGTCCAAGGTGGTGCCGTCGCGGCCCTGACGGTACTTCACCTCCACCATCATGTTCCGTTCTGCTCCGGGACGCATTGCAATCATCCTGGAGAAGACGAAGAGGAAAGGGTTAAAGATATCAACAGGATGAGGGACATACACAAAGAAAGACTTAGACAGTGAAGAATGAGTAGTGATACAATATTATctccagcagaggagcagaaaaataaaacagggaaTACAGGGAATGTGTATATACTGATAAACGTGCATTAGCGGTGGTTAGTGTCTCTGCACATAGGCAAGTACCTCGGGGTGACCATCTTTATTTGGGGCCTCTTATCATCTAGAAGGCACACAGCCAGTCGGACTGAAGCCTTCATGGTGTCGTCGGAGAACATGTGGACGGAGGTGGAGATGGTGCCCAGAGTAAACTCTGCCAACTTCAACAGCTCATTGTGGGAATCCAAAGGCTGGATCTAGATGTTGACGTGTACACTGCGTGAGACTGGTGACACGTGTATGCggtgacatgtgtgtgtgtatgtatatatatatatatatatgcattacCTCATTCGCATTCGGGCTATACAAGACGAGTGTCATTGAGTCAAACTTGAAGTCTAATTTGAGTTTGCTCTTCAGCTTGCTGCTTTGCTGGGGCTCCACAACAGCAGCGATCACTACTGTGTTACCTACAAAAGTTACACACATCACAAACCATGTTAGAAAGTTGAATTAATTCTTGGTTacaatgatttaaaagatttcCATTGAAATATTTGCTAAAATGGTCAACTTTAAAAATGTGGAATGACACAAATGTTTTCATTAGCTCGTTTTGCGCCTTATTCATAGAACTACTTTCCACACACGGTCATTCACAAGTGTTAGCATGAGGCCTTACTGCTGGCTGGTCCAGTGGTCGCAGAGCTCTGGGACTCTTTGAGAGATGCAGAGTCAGAGGAGCGGTCAGTggtgggtggaggagctggaggtggaAGTGCGTCAGACTGCTCTGACAGGTTCTCACTAAGAGTCCTCAAGACCACTGTCATGTCGTCCTGGCTGAGGATCAGCTGTTTGGAACAGACACAAGATTTGAAATGCTTACATTTCCGCCATAAGCTTCTAACTTATCTTGGTATAGGATATTAAGAAAAGACCAAAAATCATAAGATATCTTGATCTGTTGGCCGGTTAATTATAAGTCCAATACTGAAAATGCACAGATGAGAATGTGACCGTCTATAAGAAATGCCAACTAGTCATACCTTCCCCTGCTGACATGCAGCACTACTTACACTGATGGGTTTAAGATGAGCAGTGATCTCTATGTCGGGTATGCTGTGGTACCAGTTCAATGAAAGATTTCTTTGGATTTCCAAATCTAGGCTGACTGGCATCAACAGCTGGGTCTCTCCCTGAAAACGTTCGCCTACGTAGGTGGTCCTTGAAGAACCAACAACACACACGTAATATGAGAAGCTATCCTTAAAATATGATATTACAGTTATTgaaatatatcacatatattACTTTTACTGCTCAgtaaaaaatgcatatatatttcAGGAAGTAATCATTTAAATTAACGTTGCTTACCTGTACATCTTGAGGTCAGTCAATTTTAGGATAATTTTATCCACAACAGGCGGGATCTTTGCATCGCTTATAGAGGGCTGCTTAGCAAAGCAGTTCTTGACAGACAGCAGACCAAGGTCAGCTACAATGACGTTAGAGGAAGAGTAGGACTGGGGCAGGAAGATCACAGGTGCGTTGAAGTGGACGTTCAGCGCGATCCGAGTGCTGCGCTCTGCCAGCTCCTTCACACCGGATGCTGCCTTTTCTGCAGCCTGGACTGTCACCACAGTCAGGGCCTCTTTGGCCTCCTGGAAGTTATTGATGAATGCCTGGGAGGAAAAAAGATGGACACGGACAAAATGTTGAAGAGAAATGATTAGTAGTTAGGGTTGGAATGCAGTAATAATTGGTTACAAGGAGACATTTACATATAGTATATGCATCATTAGGTTGAAGTGAGTCAAAGAGTCCAAATGTCATAAGGCTATATTAAAGCAagaaggtacgagaggctgtactttatcatccaataatgtaacagttcgagtTGAGActgatattaataaaatatttatcctgttaaatacataatatatatgtgtgattCTACAGTCATCACAACTCATATCAACTGATTGGGACCAGGCCAACCAGGTTCGTTCTGTTAAGTTTCActtaagtttaagtttattcTTAAGTTTATTCTCCTTGTAGGAGGGTGAGAAAGGCTGTTCTGGGATGATGGGTGCATTTTGTGCCGTCTGTTTTGATTGTTGTTTAAAAGTTAGATTGTTAAGTGTATAACTGTTAAATATGTCAGAAAAATAGTTTCTTAATAGCAGTATTTGTACTgtctgaaaaacacattttaagtcTGTTACATGAACGCACTTCTGCATAGATAAAAATGGCTTGAATAGTGACAGGTATACGTTATTCTTACCAGTATGGAGGAGACAAACTTGTTAAGGAAGATGACCTGGATGCATCCCACAGTCAGCATGACAGAAGTGTCCACTTTAGACATGTCCAGATAGGCATCTCCCTCTGTTGCGTTTGTATAGTTTACCATACGGAAAGCAAACACTTCCTTATCTGCGATAGACACAGCCTACGAAATAAACGACACAAGGACAATTAAAGAAATCTCAATAATTAGTCATCCACTAAACACGTGGGACTTATACTGTATGCTCCTTTATGAATGCCTGTAACACAAGCAGttaaaagcaaatgaaaagacaaagtATACATATGGACAAATACATTACCGGTAGTACTATTATTGAGCAAAgagataaaaaagtaaaaaagtttttacttttaaagtgAAAGTAAAAAGTATAATATAAGTATAAGAAGAGCATTACTACAAGATAGATTAGCAGGGAACATTCACACTACATCAAAAGGCCGCTTGCTGACTGTACCTTTTTGTAAAGTGCAGCTTTGTCACAGTCTAGGATCACAATGTTCTTCAGGTTTGCCAGAATCTCCATCTCTTTTTTCCTCATCAGAACCTCAGACACCAGACCTGGATGGTTgagaaagttgttttttaatcatttcttaaTTAAACCACAAAATGCAGGTGGATGGGACTAAAGTAAATCTCCTCGGTTTCATGGAGCATGAGATGTCAAGAACCGTACCTTCAATCCTGATCTCGGAGATCCTGGCTTTCTGTCCCCGAATAAAAACCTTGAGAGAGCGGAGATCAGCTCTGATATGCCGATTCACCACATTTGCAAACTTTGAATTCTTTGTGCCTATGAGACAGAAAAGGCCGGTAATTAAAGACGACCACAGGCGAATGATGGTCTTGCAATGTGAATGAAAGTCTGAAAGGGTTTCTTGGGATGCTATACTTTTTTTCCTGGACAAAGtcgcttcctccttcttctctccctccctctctgcttctgCCTCGTCCTCTTCGGGGATGGCGGGGAGCTCCTCATGTCCTCCCTCCTTCTTAGTTGATGGAGGAATGAGGTTGTTGAGGAAGTTGATGGTGTTAAGTAGAGCCTCCGTATGGAGATGGACATCCAGGGATGAAAAGGTCACCTGATGGGGAATGCATTGTCAAAATATGTTAATCTACAatacaatgttgttgttttttaatatgtaCTTTGCGTTATGTTTCAGCATTAAATAGTTTACCTGTGTAAAACAATACAGGAGATATAATAAAAGAGAAGCACCTCTCACCTTAATGGCTTCCTCTGTATTCTTGTGTTGAGACTTGAACTCAGGGCCATTCTTATCAGCCTAGAAAGGACAATCAATACTCTTTCAGAAAGTAATTTATcactatttagaaaaaaaaatcagtataCCGACAGATCTGAAAAGGTTAGGTGTGGGACATCAAACATACTTTAATATACTCCAGGGTAAGTAGGTCGACTTCTGTGTTGTCTAGAGTGGTGATCAGCTGAACCTGCTTCTTCTCCGAATCTATACAAAgttgaattaaaaacaaacatgaccAATAAATACTGCAGTCAACACTCGCCTGACTTTTGTTCAGAAGAGCGAATTAGAATGTTTGTAATCATGAAATGTTAGTGAAATGGAGTTAAGAACAAAGCCAACAGACCCATGTATTCAGGGCACTTGAGGCAGATCTCTCGCAGGTAGGTGTTGGATGTCGTATCAAAGGTGCGCAGCTTCAGCTCGGTGCCAAGACCCTCGATGTCCAAGTGGAGCACTGTTACCTCATGATCTCCGGACAGACGACACAACTGAACggaaaactgaaaaaagaagACGACGTTAAGGAAGAGAACATACAAAAGGGATAAAgatattaaaataatgaaaggGCAATTAGAAAAATGAAACTGCATCACAGACTATATTTGTGACCAAGACCTCTCTGTACCTCACTGATTTCAAACGTCATGATGAATTCCGTCATGTTCTTTGGAGTGTCTGAAACTTTTCTTTTGTAGCTCAGCGGCATAGGATTATCTGGGAAGAATGTCTGATTACCAATGGGGGAGCTCGGAGCATCGAAGAACAAGTCTTCCTCTGACCCTGAGAGGTGACAGAAATACGCACAATGAGCCATCTGTTATACTGCAGCATTGCAAAGTGTAACAAAGTATGTAGCGTGAGGTTACAGAAAGGTAAGCATCCTGTGGTTGTGTGCTGGGCAGAGGCAGGAGGATTCGGCAACAGAAGGATCAGCGAGTCTTACCCATTGAGGTGATGCTGATGGTCTCACATGACtcaaaaagaagagaggagcGCTGGTCAGCCAACTTCAGACGACTTCTGGGAGTGAGCTTTGGGGTGAACGACTGTTTTGTCTGAGGAGGAaacaacaccaacacatgaGATATATCAGTAAATAGAGTATTAACAGACTGAATGTATTAAAGTCTGCTACAATTGAAGTACACCGTATCCATCCATTGAATTATTTAGAAATTCTCTAATTTGTACtaagaacaacaacagcaaactgTAGAAGAAActgcaggaaaaaacattttctaaaaacgGTGTTAGGGGCGTCACCATGAGGCTTGTAACAAAGAGTTGGGCCTACGCTGGCATGCATGACCAGTCTGGTAGGAGAGGAATTTAAACCAAACCACCCGCAAGACGTTGGTTCACAcctttgtggggttttttttggagaCACTCAGCACTTAGGTGTCATGGGACTGCAGACACCACAGGGGTCCCTGTGCTTTGGCCTGAAATCACAGCGCTCTCCTTTCATCAGCAACGGGACAAGAAAAAAACTCTCTAAATTTTAGTTGCCAGGCCTCTTTGTCCTACGAGATTCAGGAAGAAATTTACTTTCCCAAGATCTCCAACCAGCAGATAAGATGCCATTCTGTCGGGACAGATGGACGGACATTCCCCTATAATTTTCAGCAACAGATTAAAATGATTCCCGCAACAAAGGAGGAAGCGGATGCCGGGTTAAACGTAACTCGAGGAAACCCATCCAATGGGATCTACTTACAGCTTAGATGTCTGGGCAGAAGTACTTTGGCGTGTGTTTTATACGTTAGGAACTGCCGAGCTCCATTAGGTGTTGCGTAAATATTCCCGGATTGTCATAACGTGTTTTTGGACATGTTTCCCAGCACTTAAGTCCAGTAAACGCTGTGTAAAAGGTCCCTGCTTTGTGTTCAAGTCTGTTCCGGTCATAGTGTTGCTTTGCTAGAATAAGTGAGACCGGTAGCCGTGACTTTTATGTGTTAGAAACACATAACCGAATTCATGACAGATTTCAGGTCGCCAATTGCGCCAATATCCATAATCCTCGCAAAATGCAAACAGGTCATATAAGAATCACCCTGCTGGTCTTACCTTTGGAGTGGAGGTTGAAGCACTGGTGCGTGCATCAGACCTGCTCTCCGGCAGTGGGATGCTTTCTACCAGCTGCAGAACATTTCGCAGTTTGACATCAGAAATACGCAGGGAGAGCAAGGGGAGCTCGCCTGACATCTTGTACCTGGAACACGTATGCAAACATTgaaacacaagagacacacgtcCACACCTTTACTTTAGTGTGCCACGCAGCTTACGTTCCTATAACAGGGATACTCAATGAAAAAGATgcacgggggaaaaaaaagaacaaacatacTTTGCCATGCGCAAGTCTTTGTAGACCATCGCCCTGCTGAAGACCATTTTCAGATCTACTGGCTCTAGAATGTGGAGCGGTGACTGTCTCTGCTTACGGGCCATTTTCCAGTTGCCATCTATCAAACACAATTTTACTCTTTTTtattatacacatacacacaccaacACCAAACATCTTAAAAGCTACagtatgaaaaaaaagaaggtatttTAAGGTCCTAGTGTATTTTTAGAAATACTATGAATTATGTTTTACTGTACAATGTTTTGCAATAGCTAAAAGGTCAGTGTGTACCTGGTTTGCTATAAAGGAACTGCAGGCTGCTAAGTTGTATGTCGAAGCTGTCGTACGCTCTGGACATGATGTCCTCAATGTTGCTGGAAGATGCGGACAGCTGAGGCAGATGCTCCTGGCTTTTACTGGACATCTGAAATGACAACAAAATCAAGGGGAACGTTGAAAGACGTTGTAACTGTATAGCCTTTGGATGACGCAAAAGGCTCATTTACGTATACCACGGGTCGAGTTTGTGCTCTCTGACCTTGAAATGCCCAAGGTCCAACAGAAGGATGTTCTGGGTGCCATTGTAAAAGCCAGTCTGTGGAATGATGACATAGGACGCCATCAGGTTCACCTTCAGGTCGAGGACTTTCTGTGTTTCGATCACATACAtcaaacctaaaaaaaacaaaaacagcaattGATGTATTAACCTGCAGCCAAAGCAGACACATTTATATTGTTTGTTATCAACAGGACCACACAAGaccttcattttattttttcattaccTAACAAAAGTCATAGAACAAAATTAGCATTCATTCTCATGCATTTTGATGCTTGTGCACGCAATGTGCATGAAACGATCAGTCTCAATCAGTGGCTCAGAAATGCAGGCGTAAGCACATGGAAAAATAAGAATGGGTTCGGACCGGGCTTGTAATCGCCCCCTGATAAACGGCCGATTGTTGTAAATGGATCTGCAACTGACCGGTGGATGTGCGATCTCTGAACTGCTCCAGTTTCATGAGGGTCGCGTTGGTGAGCTCATCCAGCTGCAGGTCGTCAGGAGGCATGAAGAACGCCGACATGCTGTTCACCGTTATCTACACAGAGGTACAAACAAAGAGTCCATCGGATGTGtaaccctccccccctcatgTTTGATTCATGCTCGTACACTGACGGACACCACTTACAGCATCATAGATGATTTCCAAGGGTTGTGATTCCACGTGAAGTCGTTGGTTAGCACTCTCATTCAGCGGGTTGGTCTCAAACAAGATGCAGAGCAGCGGCGTTCCTGCTCCCGTGGCGGCCTTCTTTGATGACAGGACGGTCGGCGCGGGTCGGTCACTGGCCAGGCCGGTGACTTCAAACAGACTAAGCTGAGCTGTGAGTCTGATACAAAGAGGAAGAGGCTAAATGTCAGTGACACCCATGGCAGGATCCTACAAATGGGATGCACTATAGGTACTGGGTTCAAACGAGGTGGCTCTATATTGTCCACAACAGGGATTTGATGTTAATTAGGAGCATTGCTTTTTAAACAGGCCAAACTACTGGTCATCAGGGCATCattattgtaaaaacaaaaagttgtgACAAACTTGATGGCTTGTGCTCCAGctctctgtgtgagtgtggacTTGAGCTCCCCCACAGTCAGCCTGATGATctcgtttttgtctttgttgtctttgatgGCGATAGACAGCCTCTCCATGTGGAAGTTGACCTTCATGTCTTCAAACTATAAAGAAATGTCAGCATGGTACATCACCATCACAGTATCCGATTCAGTATTGCATTGCATTTGGTTTGTGGAAACCTTGTTTCAAGGAATATTTCACCTCCAAAATAACCATCTGTCTTTCAATTACTCTCCCAGCGTAAATTCTGAAAGCTCCGTTTGTCTCCCACATATAACATCAATCTATTAACGATGACGTAATTATGAATAAGAAATGTTTTAAACAGAAAGGTTTTGGTCAAACTGCACGTGTTTGAAAAGTAGCCAGTTTTACGAATTGATAAATGAGCTTTGGATTCTAATAAACAGAATGCGTCACAGTAAATTATTTCTTTGgtaccttttttgttgttgttaaatgcAGCCGTGATTTACTTCAAGTCAAAGGgaatttcctttctttttgtcatCTTCATCCCAGTTCTCAAGGTAAATTCAAGGTGATGTGGCCGAGTAACTGAGTTACAAATCATCTTTTTGGAGGTAAAGTAATCCGTTAAGTGggattgagtgtgtgtggtgagggGTAGTTTCTCACATCCTTTGGCAGGTTGGGATTGGCAGTAGCCTCGCTGTATCCAATAGCAGTGTAGAGCTTGGCCTTCTCGGCAGTGGTTAACAGCTCATCGAAGACTGAGGCGGAAAGTCAGTACAGGAGACAATAGAATGAAATACGAAGAGTAAGAAAAGCATTAGCTAACGCCACAAGCTCTCCTCCAGTGCACATTATCTTTCATTCGCAGTTTTCTATCTCCTACCTCCAGACTTGACATCTTTTGTTTCTGTATCAGCCTCTCCTCCCCAACTCCACATCCAGCCCAACCAGCCCTgagactcctcttcctccatcttgaGCCCGGGACGGTAAATGCGTAGACCGGCCTTACTtgcctggggaaaaaaaaaaaacaagagttcATTAAAAAGgactcttttttcccccatctgTGCTGGAGATACAGTTGAATGTGAAGAGGGCCACAATACAGTAGGTGAGACAGTGCTTACCTCCACCTCCGCCTGCTGTCTGgccaatgtgatgttaaaaataTCCAAGGTCTTCTCAGGCTCCTGAGAATAGAAGCCATACAAGTTCATTTGAGTTTTTTGAGGTGTCTTGTCTATGCACGACTGCAACAATGACTAAATGTCTATTATCAAtcacagagaaggaaaaggtGACGCTTACAGAATAAGGGAGAGGTACATCATCTAAAACTTCATTCAATCCCTTTATAGATCACTGGATAAGTGGGTAATTAATGGCTAGGATAAGGCCTCGATGAAAGTCGGGCTGGGCGGTAAACCTGTCCTCCAGATTCAGATTTCCCCACGGTATGAATTTATTGTACACACTCAAACCGCTGCATAGCCGTGACGACTGTTGATGCCGTTCGGCAGGCAGCAACATTTACTTTTCGAAGCGCTCGAAAGCTACATGTGGTAATTGTATTAAGATGGAGTCACGGTTATAACTTTGTAACAATTAATAACCAACAACTAACTGCTCTGTAACAGTGTAAAACTCCACGATGCAAACAAATGCCCACCTCTAGCGCCTTGAGCAGCTCCTGGCTGGGTTTCTTGTTGGTGATTTTGGTCTTGTAGAGCTCCTTATAACATTTTACTGTTCTCCGGTGACTGCGAATGCTTTTCCACGACCACATGTGGAGGCAGGGCTTTACATCCACCTCCAGGACGCCTGTGATCACGTACTTCCACCTGCAAGGCATGAACACAATAGGAGAGGGAAATCAACACTCTGAAATTTGAAGTATAAAGACATGACatgttgataaaaaaacaaacaaatatcttATGCAATTGTGTTTACTGACCAAATGCGTGCATTCTTGTGAAGCACAACCTCTGGTCTGTACTTCCTGTACGGCAGATTCCGAGACATCATATCCACTGAGCCCAGCAGCTCCAGAATGCTAATGTACTGAAACGACAGGAAGTAGGCAATTACTGACTGGCAGAGAGTAGTGCTGTGAGTGCAGTTAAGATCACTGAACAACTGCTATTCGCTCCTTTAGAATGTTTGATTAAATGATGCGTCTTCTCtatttcttttccctttttcaacCAGGGTTTGAAATAAACAAGTTTATGAAACAACACCTACCTGGGGTCTGTTGAGTTCAATGGCCACCTCGCTGAGATTGACCATTAGGTCCACCTTGGGAGAGGAGAAGTCCACATCTGACCTGGGATTCATCCGCAGTTTAGCGCGCGCTGAGATAGGACGAAAAACTACggaacagcaacaacaaatggATTATTTAAAGCTACGGTTGGttgttttcttcaaacacaATTTTGCAATAATTATACAAATTCTA
Coding sequences:
- the vps13a gene encoding intermembrane lipid transfer protein VPS13A isoform X4, whose protein sequence is MVFESLVIDVLNRFIGDYVVNLDSSQLQLGIWRGDAVLKNLEIKENALSQLDIPFKVRAGHIGQLQLKIPWKNLYNQSVEAKLDGVYLLVVPTASIKYDAVKEEKQLQEARQRELQRIEETKLKAAEKEDPNLEKQDTFVEKLVTQVIKNLQVKITNIHVRYEDDVTNPKCPLSFGVSLKNLSLQTSDENWNPRLLDEHSRLFFKLVQLENLFAYWNVNSVLFSNHTADEALRCLQKSMKTDNTLSVSHDFIFRPISARAKLRMNPRSDVDFSSPKVDLMVNLSEVAIELNRPQYISILELLGSVDMMSRNLPYRKYRPEVVLHKNARIWWKYVITGVLEVDVKPCLHMWSWKSIRSHRRTVKCYKELYKTKITNKKPSQELLKALEEPEKTLDIFNITLARQQAEVEASKAGLRIYRPGLKMEEEESQGWLGWMWSWGGEADTETKDVKSGVFDELLTTAEKAKLYTAIGYSEATANPNLPKDFEDMKVNFHMERLSIAIKDNKDKNEIIRLTVGELKSTLTQRAGAQAIKLTAQLSLFEVTGLASDRPAPTVLSSKKAATGAGTPLLCILFETNPLNESANQRLHVESQPLEIIYDAITVNSMSAFFMPPDDLQLDELTNATLMKLEQFRDRTSTGLMYVIETQKVLDLKVNLMASYVIIPQTGFYNGTQNILLLDLGHFKMSSKSQEHLPQLSASSSNIEDIMSRAYDSFDIQLSSLQFLYSKPDGNWKMARKQRQSPLHILEPVDLKMVFSRAMVYKDLRMAKYKMSGELPLLSLRISDVKLRNVLQLVESIPLPESRSDARTSASTSTPKTKQSFTPKLTPRSRLKLADQRSSLLFESCETISITSMGSEEDLFFDAPSSPIGNQTFFPDNPMPLSYKRKVSDTPKNMTEFIMTFEISEFSVQLCRLSGDHEVTVLHLDIEGLGTELKLRTFDTTSNTYLREICLKCPEYMDSEKKQVQLITTLDNTEVDLLTLEYIKADKNGPEFKSQHKNTEEAIKVTFSSLDVHLHTEALLNTINFLNNLIPPSTKKEGGHEELPAIPEEDEAEAEREGEKKEEATLSRKKSTKNSKFANVVNRHIRADLRSLKVFIRGQKARISEIRIEGLVSEVLMRKKEMEILANLKNIVILDCDKAALYKKAVSIADKEVFAFRMVNYTNATEGDAYLDMSKVDTSVMLTVGCIQVIFLNKFVSSILAFINNFQEAKEALTVVTVQAAEKAASGVKELAERSTRIALNVHFNAPVIFLPQSYSSSNVIVADLGLLSVKNCFAKQPSISDAKIPPVVDKIILKLTDLKMYRTTYVGERFQGETQLLMPVSLDLEIQRNLSLNWYHSIPDIEITAHLKPISLILSQDDMTVVLRTLSENLSEQSDALPPPAPPPTTDRSSDSASLKESQSSATTGPASSNTVVIAAVVEPQQSSKLKSKLKLDFKFDSMTLVLYSPNANEIQPLDSHNELLKLAEFTLGTISTSVHMFSDDTMKASVRLAVCLLDDKRPQIKMVTPRMIAMRPGAERNMMVEVKYRQGRDGTTLDTVVQDVYLCASMEFLLTVVEIFRMATQQGFDQKPQPKSSTAVGEKKNINSSTTSKESTVAPAVVSKTEMNVVVRNPEIVFVADLTRADAPALVMTTQCELLMKSDAEGSQMTAVIKDLKVVACPFLREKRKKNVTTVLQPCQVFFKSTQSPTSPQAMEVSINALTLKVSPIIINTVMTIQSALTAWSTPTETPKELDCPVPIDLWEKRGWKDLKFWFLEEEGDENIDSAAPLIPQGESLQVTIKSVCLTLEAGVGHRTIPMLLAKSSFHGDVTNWSTLINLHSELNLEVNYYNEIMGVWEPLLEPLEDEKTDGFRSWRLELKMKKKPVKYTKSTDEVDYYVPDYKTIIVISSKDQLNITLTKSGLVMLGNLGTAFAEAAKQTADSFQKDEAPFVVKNRLGLPVSFRHSEMFCPISEQSTNGTVKMQDGETIGMDYSTKADSDQFSAMISLSGKDYYIEPTPMGHTSAGVIPLIKVGGGMYNVMHKDSQVTRFLVCQIYSVEGSKYIKIRSPFQIINHFSIPFKVLEGSTCLGTALPTEEFCVPLDSYRSELSLQPITEDVDDGQGEQFACSEGFSYEEFSNLQPETCLHQSCRRRGDQGGVMMVNMVPLRDAVTFKHTGGVGDNFDVPFVLHLWPSILLRNLLPYPISYKLKDSGLSAPEATLNPGHSAQLHTAVINQSRLDLRLLNYLAQDWSSEYSFHSDKEEIAFIVFQSQGENDEDECDGTGRMKAELDIAVHVKYDLGQTVVAIHSPYWMVNKTSRLLQYKADDIHRKHPLDYDMPLLFSFKPRYFLKNNKVRLMISDSELSDEFSLDTVGSHGDVKCKGLHKDYLVGVKIDRSSFSLTRIVTFVPFYMLVNRTKHSVFVCEVGQDIWKEAGPEQSAVPFWPENDTKRLMIKVGGCVLPPRIIDFTRPENCLLLHLDNSVGGITVDVNLSEHSATIRFLEYHDGAAPFLIINHTKDQTLQFHQSSQKEAEQDELPAGKAVHYTWNEPTGSRQLCWTCGTFSGKLKTEEDLREDMNNKGKLFVISFFEGLQRVVLFTEEQRIYKMLCETEKAQLAEQEIILSLQNVGVSLVNNISGQEVSFIGITSSDVVWEIKPKNKSRWKALSSKEAEMLENSFNEYVASGTVDHAIVDLDKNLQVSFTPNGMDMRMLQPCDAPLRRHFQPGVKVEYSVSSRQHAYRVQIHRIQIQNQLPGSIFPYVFYPVKLPKSITMDAEPKPLTDISIVTRTAGHSDISRIKYFKVLIQEMDLKVDLGFLYAIVDLFTAENASIMSSEQEVELFEKDIEYIRTELNHASAADTSPISLYEYFHISPIKLHLSFSLSTGGEDGLKEKRDKELIPVQSLNLLLKSIGATLTDVQDVVFKLAFFELTFQFCTTQQLQWEVIRHYSKQAIKQMYVLVLGLDVLGNPFGLIRGLSEGVEAFFYEPYQGAIQGPEEFVEGMAIGVKALVGGAVGGIAGAVSRITGTMAKGVAAMTMDEEYQQKRREAMNRQPRGLREGLTRGGKGLVSGFVSGITGIVTKPIKGAQKEGAAGFFKGVGKGLVGAVARPTGGIIDMASSTFQGIKRAAETSQDVASLRHPRFIHEDGVIRPYRESEGFGSQLLQRRLAYSEGTDAQDEGDEED